In the [Clostridium] colinum genome, one interval contains:
- the secY gene encoding preprotein translocase subunit SecY, which yields MFSTFRNAWKVPELRKRIIFMVLMILVIRIGTKVTVPGINIADLGTNTNSTLYSIITGGAFGTIFALGIGPYITSSIIMQLLTVAIPKLEQLNKEGEQGRNIINKYTRVLAVVLAFMQAIGQILFLRGAFVYQNAFVYFVAALSMVAGTMFVMWLGERLTEKGIGNGTSFIIFANILASLPQSIKTIYVDTVGGGTSAYVKAGIIVVLFVLLIAFVILVQDGERRIPVQYSKKMVGRKMYGGQSTFIPIKVNIAGVMSIIFAISILQFPQTIAQLWQTPPSWLQEVVRILNITNPVGAILYIILIFCFTSFYTSFSFNPIEVAENMKKNGGFIPGIRPGKPTSDFIQNVVNKISLIGACFYAFIAIVPVLFEWIFKINIGFGGTTLLIVTGVALEVVKQLDSQLLMRNYKGFLG from the coding sequence ATGTTTTCAACCTTTAGGAATGCTTGGAAAGTACCAGAACTTCGTAAAAGAATAATTTTTATGGTTCTTATGATTTTAGTCATAAGAATAGGTACAAAAGTTACAGTTCCAGGTATTAATATTGCAGATTTAGGTACAAACACTAATAGTACACTATATAGTATTATTACTGGTGGTGCTTTTGGAACAATTTTTGCTTTAGGTATAGGACCATACATTACTTCATCTATCATTATGCAGCTATTAACAGTTGCTATACCTAAGCTTGAACAGCTTAATAAAGAAGGCGAACAAGGTAGAAATATAATAAATAAATATACACGTGTTTTAGCAGTTGTATTAGCTTTTATGCAAGCAATAGGACAAATTTTATTTTTAAGAGGTGCTTTTGTTTATCAAAATGCTTTTGTTTATTTTGTAGCAGCATTATCTATGGTAGCAGGTACTATGTTTGTTATGTGGCTTGGTGAAAGACTTACAGAAAAAGGTATTGGTAATGGTACATCTTTTATCATTTTTGCTAATATCTTAGCTAGTTTACCACAATCTATTAAAACTATATATGTAGATACAGTAGGTGGTGGTACATCAGCTTATGTAAAAGCAGGTATTATTGTTGTTTTATTTGTTCTTCTTATTGCTTTTGTTATTCTTGTTCAAGACGGTGAAAGAAGAATACCTGTACAATATTCTAAAAAAATGGTTGGTAGAAAAATGTATGGTGGACAATCAACATTTATACCTATTAAAGTTAATATTGCAGGAGTTATGTCTATTATCTTTGCAATATCTATACTTCAATTTCCACAAACTATTGCTCAACTTTGGCAAACACCACCTAGTTGGTTACAAGAAGTTGTACGTATTTTAAATATAACTAATCCTGTAGGTGCGATATTATATATTATTTTAATTTTTTGCTTTACGTCTTTCTATACATCATTTTCATTCAATCCTATTGAGGTTGCAGAAAATATGAAGAAAAATGGTGGATTTATACCAGGTATTAGACCAGGAAAACCTACTTCCGATTTTATACAAAATGTTGTAAATAAAATCTCTTTAATAGGTGCTTGTTTCTATGCTTTTATAGCTATTGTACCAGTATTATTTGAATGGATTTTTAAAATTAATATTGGCTTTGGTGGAACAACACTTCTTATTGTAACAGGTGTTGCTTTAGAGGTTGTTAAACAACTTGATTCTCAACTTTTAATGAGAAACTATAAAGGATTTTTAGGTTAA
- the rplX gene encoding 50S ribosomal protein L24, with translation MKIKRGDKVVVIAGKDKDKEGKVLLVDRKNNKVVVEGVNQIKKHQKPNAINHAGGIITKEAPIDASNVMYSHNGKASRLGYKIEEVNGKRVKKRIIKKTGEVID, from the coding sequence GTGAAGATTAAAAGAGGCGACAAGGTAGTTGTTATTGCTGGTAAAGATAAAGATAAAGAAGGTAAAGTTCTTCTTGTAGATAGAAAAAATAACAAAGTTGTAGTTGAAGGTGTTAACCAAATTAAAAAACACCAAAAACCTAATGCTATCAACCATGCTGGTGGTATAATTACTAAAGAAGCTCCTATTGATGCTTCTAACGTAATGTACTCACACAATGGTAAAGCTAGCAGACTTGGCTACAAAATTGAAGAAGTAAATGGTAAAAGAGTTAAAAAGAGAATAATCAAAAAAACTGGAGAAGTTATTGATTAA
- a CDS encoding adenylate kinase, producing the protein MKLVLIGSPGAGKGTQAKVLSKHFNIAHISTGDLLREEINLKTELGLKIIDIMNAGKLVSDDIVESLLSNRIKKDDCKNGFILDGYPRNVEQAEGLSSIVGDIDKVVLISVDDDLIIERMVGRRGCPKCGQMYHIKYNPPKEESVCDECGEKLVQRKDDNEETVKNRLLVYHTSTSPIIDYYKNKGLLLEINGVGNIDDISKQLIDALEGAK; encoded by the coding sequence ATGAAACTTGTACTTATAGGAAGCCCTGGAGCCGGCAAAGGCACTCAGGCTAAAGTTTTATCAAAGCATTTTAACATAGCACACATTTCTACTGGTGATTTATTAAGAGAAGAAATTAACCTTAAAACTGAACTTGGTTTAAAAATTATTGATATAATGAATGCTGGTAAACTTGTTTCAGATGATATTGTAGAGTCGCTTCTTTCCAATAGAATCAAAAAAGATGATTGTAAAAATGGATTTATATTAGATGGATATCCACGTAATGTAGAACAAGCAGAAGGTTTATCTTCTATTGTTGGTGATATTGATAAAGTTGTATTAATAAGTGTTGATGATGACCTTATTATAGAACGTATGGTTGGTAGACGTGGTTGTCCTAAATGTGGTCAAATGTATCACATAAAATATAATCCACCTAAAGAAGAGAGCGTTTGTGATGAATGTGGTGAAAAGCTTGTTCAACGTAAAGACGATAATGAAGAAACTGTTAAAAACAGACTTCTTGTTTACCATACATCTACATCACCTATAATTGATTATTATAAAAATAAAGGACTCCTTTTAGAGATAAACGGTGTGGGTAACATTGATGATATAAGTAAGCAATTAATTGATGCTTTAGAAGGGGCTAAATAA
- the rplB gene encoding 50S ribosomal protein L2 — MGIKRFKPYTPSRRQMTVSDFSEITKKTPEKSLVVHIKKTSGRNNQGKITVRHHGGGHKKKYRIIDFKRNKDGINAKVVAIEYDPNRTSNIALICYADGVKSYIIAPNGLKVGDVLSNGPDAEIRIGNALPMRNIPVGSEIHNIEMKPGAGGQLVRAAGNVAQLMAKEGKYATVRLPSGEMRLLPIDCRATIGQVGNIDHELINIGKAGKKRHMGIRPTVRGSVMNPNDHPHGGGEGRAPIGRPAPCTPWGKPALGYKTRKKHKASNKYIIRGRNK, encoded by the coding sequence ATGGGTATTAAGAGATTTAAACCTTATACACCTTCAAGAAGACAGATGACTGTTTCTGACTTCTCAGAAATTACTAAAAAAACTCCTGAAAAAAGCTTAGTTGTTCATATCAAAAAAACTTCTGGGCGTAATAATCAGGGTAAAATAACTGTTCGTCATCACGGTGGTGGACACAAGAAAAAATATAGAATTATTGACTTTAAAAGAAATAAAGATGGTATCAATGCTAAAGTTGTTGCTATCGAATATGACCCAAACAGAACTTCTAATATAGCTTTAATCTGCTATGCAGACGGTGTTAAATCTTACATCATTGCACCTAATGGATTAAAAGTTGGAGATGTTTTATCAAATGGTCCAGATGCAGAAATCAGAATTGGTAATGCATTACCTATGAGAAATATTCCAGTTGGTTCTGAAATTCACAATATTGAAATGAAACCAGGCGCAGGTGGACAATTAGTTCGTGCTGCTGGTAACGTAGCTCAATTAATGGCTAAAGAAGGTAAATATGCTACTGTTAGACTTCCTTCTGGTGAAATGAGATTATTACCTATCGATTGTAGAGCTACAATTGGTCAAGTTGGTAATATTGATCACGAACTTATTAACATTGGTAAAGCTGGTAAAAAACGTCATATGGGTATCCGTCCTACTGTTCGTGGTTCTGTTATGAACCCTAATGATCACCCTCACGGTGGTGGTGAAGGTAGAGCACCTATCGGTAGACCAGCTCCTTGTACTCCTTGGGGTAAACCAGCTCTTGGATACAAAACTAGAAAGAAACATAAAGCAAGTAATAAATATATTATCCGTGGTAGAAATAAATAA
- the rpsE gene encoding 30S ribosomal protein S5, which produces MLRNKINASTLDLKDKVVTIKRVTKVVKGGRTFRFAALVVVGDENGHVGVGLGKAMEIPDAIRKGKEDAMKNLIYVERNKDDSIYHEMLGKFGSATVLLKPAPEGTGVIAGGPARAVLELAGIRNIRTKSLGSNNKKNVVNATIEGLSRVTTPERVARLRGKTVEEILG; this is translated from the coding sequence ATCTTGAGAAACAAAATTAATGCGAGTACGCTTGATTTAAAAGATAAGGTTGTTACTATCAAACGTGTTACTAAGGTTGTTAAAGGTGGTCGTACTTTCCGTTTTGCAGCATTAGTAGTAGTTGGTGATGAAAACGGACACGTTGGCGTTGGTCTTGGTAAAGCTATGGAAATACCAGATGCTATTAGAAAAGGCAAAGAAGATGCTATGAAAAACCTTATTTATGTTGAACGTAATAAAGATGATAGTATTTACCACGAAATGTTAGGTAAATTTGGAAGTGCAACTGTATTATTAAAACCAGCTCCAGAAGGTACTGGTGTAATCGCTGGTGGTCCTGCTCGTGCCGTTTTAGAGCTTGCAGGTATTAGAAATATTAGAACAAAATCTTTAGGTTCTAATAATAAGAAAAATGTTGTTAATGCAACTATTGAAGGTTTAAGTAGAGTTACTACTCCTGAGCGTGTTGCTAGACTTCGTGGTAAAACAGTTGAAGAAATTTTAGGTTAA
- the rpsC gene encoding 30S ribosomal protein S3, translating into MGQKVNPHGLRVGVIKDWDSVWYADKHNYADYLVEDNALRTCIKNKLKDSSVSKIQIERVNGANDNAKVKITIHTAKPGNVIGRKGEAIQALSNELQKMTSQKVLINIEEIKKPELDSQLVAEDIARQLENRVTFRRAMKQAMTRTMRLGAKGIKTACSGRLGGAEMARTEHYHEGTIPLQTLRADIDYGFAEADTTYGKIGVKVWIYKGEVLPQRATKEGSEE; encoded by the coding sequence ATGGGTCAAAAAGTAAATCCACACGGTTTAAGAGTGGGTGTTATCAAAGACTGGGATTCTGTATGGTATGCAGATAAACATAACTATGCTGACTATTTAGTAGAAGATAACGCACTTAGAACTTGTATTAAAAATAAATTAAAAGACTCTAGCGTTTCTAAAATTCAAATAGAAAGAGTTAACGGAGCTAACGATAATGCTAAAGTTAAAATAACTATTCACACTGCTAAACCAGGTAATGTTATTGGTAGAAAAGGTGAAGCTATCCAAGCTTTAAGCAATGAGCTTCAAAAAATGACTTCTCAAAAAGTTTTAATTAACATAGAAGAAATTAAAAAACCTGAGCTTGATTCTCAATTAGTAGCAGAAGATATTGCACGTCAATTAGAAAATCGTGTAACATTTAGAAGAGCTATGAAACAAGCTATGACAAGAACAATGAGATTAGGTGCTAAAGGTATTAAAACTGCTTGTTCTGGACGTTTAGGCGGTGCTGAAATGGCTCGTACTGAACATTATCATGAAGGTACTATTCCTCTTCAAACTTTAAGAGCTGATATTGACTATGGATTTGCTGAAGCAGATACAACTTATGGTAAAATTGGTGTTAAAGTTTGGATATATAAAGGAGAAGTTCTTCCTCAAAGAGCTACTAAGGAAGGGAGTGAAGAGTAA
- the rplV gene encoding 50S ribosomal protein L22 — MSEQIKSRSKFKRKVRNAATRELKRQRAEAHHNYARISNTKARIVLDQIKGKNVSEALAILAYSPRYAAELIEKVLKSAIANAEHNLGFDVDKLYVDEVVANQGPTFKRIRPRAQGRAYRINKRTAHISIYLKER; from the coding sequence ATGTCTGAACAGATTAAAAGTAGAAGTAAGTTTAAAAGAAAAGTTAGAAATGCGGCTACTAGAGAGCTTAAAAGACAAAGAGCTGAAGCTCATCACAATTATGCTAGAATTTCTAACACTAAAGCTAGAATAGTTTTAGACCAAATTAAAGGCAAAAATGTTTCTGAAGCTTTAGCAATTCTTGCTTACTCACCAAGATATGCTGCTGAACTTATAGAAAAAGTTTTAAAATCTGCTATTGCTAATGCAGAGCATAACTTAGGATTTGATGTTGATAAATTATATGTTGATGAGGTAGTTGCTAATCAAGGGCCAACTTTTAAAAGAATTCGCCCAAGAGCTCAAGGTAGAGCTTATAGAATTAACAAACGTACTGCTCATATTTCAATATATCTTAAAGAAAGATAA
- the rpsS gene encoding 30S ribosomal protein S19 — protein MARSLKKGPFCDAHLLKKVDAQNAVNTKNVIKTWSRRSTIFPEMIGHTIAVHDGRKHVPVYITEDMVGHKLGEFALTRTYRGHGKDAEKKSRVR, from the coding sequence ATGGCTAGATCGCTTAAAAAAGGACCATTTTGTGATGCACACCTTCTTAAAAAGGTAGATGCTCAAAATGCGGTAAATACAAAAAATGTTATAAAAACTTGGTCTCGTCGTTCTACTATTTTCCCAGAAATGATTGGACACACAATTGCTGTTCACGATGGTAGAAAACATGTGCCTGTATACATTACTGAAGATATGGTTGGACACAAATTAGGAGAGTTCGCTTTAACTAGAACTTACAGAGGACACGGAAAAGACGCAGAGAAAAAATCAAGAGTACGTTAA
- the rplO gene encoding 50S ribosomal protein L15 — protein sequence MNLNELRPAEGSKGKVFRKGRGHGSGNGKTAGRGHKGQNARSGGGVRPGFEGGQMPLYRRIPKRGFHCRNHKEIVAINVNLLNVFEDGATIDIDALKSKGLVSNPRDGVKILGNGELSIKNITVKVNLFSKTAIEKIEAAGGKAEVI from the coding sequence ATGAATTTAAATGAATTAAGACCAGCTGAAGGTTCAAAAGGTAAAGTATTTCGTAAAGGTAGAGGACACGGTTCTGGTAATGGTAAAACTGCAGGTAGAGGACATAAAGGTCAAAATGCACGTTCTGGTGGTGGCGTAAGACCAGGCTTTGAAGGTGGACAAATGCCTCTTTACAGAAGAATTCCTAAAAGAGGATTCCATTGTAGAAACCATAAAGAAATCGTTGCTATTAACGTAAATCTTTTAAATGTTTTTGAAGATGGAGCTACTATTGATATTGATGCTCTTAAATCAAAAGGTTTAGTAAGTAACCCTAGAGATGGTGTAAAAATTCTTGGTAATGGCGAATTAAGTATCAAAAACATTACTGTAAAAGTAAATTTATTTAGCAAAACAGCTATTGAAAAAATTGAAGCAGCAGGCGGAAAAGCTGAGGTGATTTAA
- the rplR gene encoding 50S ribosomal protein L18, whose amino-acid sequence MIRKPSRAEAREKRHLRIRNKVSGTAQKPRLAVFRSNKHIYAQIIDDTVGNTIVSASTMEADIKGKLSKTSDVEAAKVVGTEVAKKAIAKGINTVVFDRGGYIYQGKVMALAEAAREAGLQF is encoded by the coding sequence ATGATAAGAAAGCCATCACGTGCTGAAGCTAGAGAAAAACGTCACTTAAGAATCCGTAATAAAGTAAGTGGTACAGCACAAAAACCTAGATTGGCAGTATTTAGAAGCAATAAACATATCTATGCTCAAATCATAGATGATACAGTAGGTAATACAATAGTTTCTGCATCTACTATGGAGGCGGACATTAAAGGTAAGCTTTCTAAAACATCTGATGTTGAAGCAGCTAAAGTAGTTGGTACTGAGGTTGCTAAAAAAGCTATCGCTAAAGGTATTAATACAGTAGTATTTGACCGTGGCGGTTATATATATCAAGGCAAAGTTATGGCTTTAGCTGAAGCAGCTAGAGAAGCTGGCTTACAATTTTAG
- the rpsQ gene encoding 30S ribosomal protein S17 translates to MERNLRKTRIGKVVSDKMDKTIVVAVENNVRHPLYKKIVKTTYKLKAHDENNECKIGDRVKVMETRPLSKDKRWRLVNIVEKAK, encoded by the coding sequence GTGGAAAGAAATCTTCGTAAAACAAGAATTGGTAAAGTTGTAAGCGACAAAATGGACAAAACTATCGTTGTTGCTGTTGAAAACAATGTTAGACACCCATTATACAAAAAAATTGTGAAGACTACTTATAAATTAAAAGCTCACGATGAAAATAATGAATGTAAAATTGGTGATCGTGTTAAAGTTATGGAAACAAGACCTTTATCAAAAGATAAAAGATGGAGACTTGTTAATATTGTAGAAAAAGCTAAATAG
- the rplW gene encoding 50S ribosomal protein L23 has protein sequence MADIKYYDVILKPVVTEKSMGLMADRKYAFYVHPEATKVQIKQAVEKMFEGVKVDSVNTMNLTGKTKRRGYTFGKTNNRKKAIVTLKEDSKDIEIFQGM, from the coding sequence ATGGCTGATATTAAATACTATGACGTTATTTTAAAACCTGTTGTTACTGAAAAAAGTATGGGGCTTATGGCTGATAGAAAATATGCTTTTTATGTACACCCTGAAGCTACTAAAGTGCAAATCAAACAAGCTGTAGAAAAAATGTTTGAAGGCGTTAAAGTAGACTCAGTTAATACTATGAATTTAACAGGTAAAACTAAAAGACGTGGTTATACTTTTGGTAAAACTAATAACAGAAAAAAAGCAATTGTTACATTAAAAGAAGATAGCAAAGATATTGAAATCTTCCAAGGAATGTAG
- the rpmD gene encoding 50S ribosomal protein L30 gives MSLKITLVKSKIGAIPKHKKTVEALGLKKTNSFVIKEDNVAIRGMIQQVKHLVKVEEI, from the coding sequence ATGAGTTTAAAAATTACTTTAGTTAAATCTAAAATTGGTGCTATCCCTAAACATAAAAAAACTGTTGAAGCTTTAGGACTTAAAAAAACTAATAGTTTTGTTATTAAAGAAGATAACGTAGCTATTAGAGGTATGATTCAACAAGTTAAACATTTAGTTAAAGTTGAAGAAATCTAG
- the rplP gene encoding 50S ribosomal protein L16: protein MLMPKRVKRRKQFRGRLKGKATRGNKITYGEFGIQACEPSWITSNQIEAARIAMTRYIKRGGKVWIKIFPDKPITEKPAETRMGSGKGSPEYWVAVVKPGRIMFEIAGVSEEVAREALRLAIHKLPIKCKIVSRADQEMEGDNSEN, encoded by the coding sequence ATGTTAATGCCTAAAAGAGTTAAAAGACGTAAACAATTTAGAGGACGTTTAAAAGGTAAAGCTACTCGTGGTAATAAGATTACTTATGGTGAGTTTGGTATACAAGCTTGTGAACCAAGCTGGATTACTTCTAATCAAATAGAAGCTGCCCGTATCGCTATGACTAGATACATCAAACGTGGTGGTAAAGTTTGGATAAAAATTTTCCCAGACAAACCTATTACTGAAAAACCTGCTGAAACAAGGATGGGTTCTGGTAAAGGTTCACCTGAATATTGGGTAGCTGTTGTTAAACCAGGTAGAATTATGTTTGAAATAGCTGGCGTAAGTGAGGAAGTTGCTCGTGAAGCTCTTCGTCTTGCTATTCACAAATTACCTATTAAATGTAAAATTGTGTCACGTGCTGACCAAGAAATGGAAGGTGATAACAGTGAAAACTAA
- the rplF gene encoding 50S ribosomal protein L6 yields the protein MSRIGRLPIAIPAGVDVKLEEGNVITVKGPKGTLTRKLVDDLTITVENNEVVVTRPSDLKRYKSLHGLTRTLIFNMVVGVTEGYTKELEINGVGYRAAKAGNKLNLTLGYSHPVEMIDPEGVTTTVEGSNKIIVSGIDKEKVGQFAAEIRAKRPPEPYKGKGIKYATEHIRRKVGKTGKK from the coding sequence ATGTCACGTATAGGTAGATTACCTATTGCTATCCCAGCTGGTGTAGATGTAAAGCTTGAGGAAGGCAATGTTATTACTGTTAAAGGTCCTAAAGGTACTTTAACTCGTAAATTAGTTGACGATTTAACTATCACAGTTGAAAACAACGAAGTAGTTGTTACTAGACCTAGTGATTTAAAAAGATATAAATCTTTACACGGTCTTACTAGAACACTTATATTTAATATGGTTGTAGGTGTTACAGAAGGCTACACTAAAGAACTTGAAATAAACGGGGTTGGTTACAGAGCTGCAAAAGCTGGTAATAAATTAAATCTTACTTTAGGTTATTCTCACCCGGTTGAAATGATTGACCCAGAAGGCGTTACTACTACTGTTGAAGGAAGTAACAAAATTATCGTTTCTGGTATTGATAAAGAAAAAGTTGGACAGTTTGCAGCGGAAATTAGAGCTAAACGTCCACCAGAACCTTATAAAGGTAAAGGTATTAAATATGCTACTGAACATATTAGACGTAAAGTTGGTAAAACAGGTAAAAAATAA
- the rplN gene encoding 50S ribosomal protein L14, with protein sequence MIQQESRLVVADNSGAKELLCIRVLGGSTRRYANIGDVIVATVKDATPGGVVKKGDVVKAVVVRTVKGASRPDGSYIKFDENAAVIIKDDKNPRGTRIFGPVARELREKQFMKILSLAPEVL encoded by the coding sequence TTGATACAACAAGAATCAAGATTAGTTGTTGCCGATAACTCAGGTGCTAAAGAATTATTATGTATCAGAGTATTAGGCGGTTCAACTAGAAGATATGCAAATATAGGTGACGTTATTGTTGCTACTGTAAAAGATGCAACACCTGGTGGCGTTGTTAAAAAAGGTGACGTTGTTAAGGCTGTTGTAGTTAGAACTGTGAAAGGTGCTTCAAGACCTGATGGTTCTTACATTAAATTTGATGAAAACGCTGCTGTTATCATTAAAGATGACAAAAACCCTAGAGGTACTCGTATATTTGGACCAGTTGCTAGAGAGCTTAGAGAAAAACAATTTATGAAAATATTATCTCTTGCACCTGAAGTATTATAA
- a CDS encoding type Z 30S ribosomal protein S14: MAKKSMVVKQQRKPKHSTQAYTRCRICGRPHGYLRKFGICRICFRELAYKGQIPGVKKASW; the protein is encoded by the coding sequence ATGGCTAAAAAATCTATGGTCGTGAAGCAACAAAGAAAACCAAAACATTCAACACAAGCATATACTCGTTGTAGAATTTGCGGTAGACCACATGGTTATTTAAGAAAATTTGGTATATGTCGTATTTGTTTCCGTGAATTAGCCTATAAAGGTCAAATCCCGGGAGTAAAAAAAGCTAGTTGGTAA
- the map gene encoding type I methionyl aminopeptidase: MAITIKNEKHIDYMKEAGKINSEVLNLLESYIKPGISTKELDKIAFDFIKSKDAIPSFKGYGGFPATICASVNNQLIHGIPSDILLKEGDIISIDVGTYKNKFHADAARTFAVGNISDEAKKLIDITKQSFFEGIKFAKVGYYLYDISSAIQKYVEDNGFSIVRDYVGHGIGKNLHEDPQIPNYRPFNKKGPKLIKGMTLAIEPMVNVGARDIKVLQDGWTVVTKDGSLSAHYENTVLITEDEPDILTL, from the coding sequence ATGGCTATTACAATAAAAAATGAAAAGCATATAGACTATATGAAAGAAGCAGGTAAAATAAATTCAGAAGTATTAAATCTTTTGGAAAGTTATATAAAACCTGGTATTTCTACAAAAGAGCTTGACAAAATAGCTTTTGATTTTATTAAATCTAAAGATGCAATACCTTCATTTAAAGGTTATGGTGGGTTTCCAGCTACTATATGTGCATCTGTTAATAATCAATTAATACATGGTATACCTTCAGATATTCTTCTTAAAGAAGGGGATATTATCAGTATAGATGTGGGAACTTATAAAAATAAATTTCACGCAGATGCAGCTAGAACTTTTGCAGTTGGAAATATATCAGATGAGGCTAAAAAGTTAATAGATATTACTAAACAGTCTTTTTTTGAAGGCATAAAATTTGCAAAAGTTGGATATTATTTATACGATATATCTAGTGCCATACAAAAATATGTTGAAGATAACGGCTTTTCTATAGTTAGAGATTATGTGGGACATGGAATAGGTAAAAATTTACACGAAGACCCTCAAATACCTAATTATAGGCCTTTTAATAAAAAAGGACCTAAACTTATAAAAGGTATGACTTTAGCTATTGAGCCTATGGTAAATGTTGGAGCAAGAGATATAAAAGTGCTTCAAGATGGTTGGACAGTTGTTACAAAAGATGGTTCTCTCTCAGCACATTATGAAAATACTGTTCTTATTACAGAAGATGAACCAGATATACTCACACTTTAA
- the rplE gene encoding 50S ribosomal protein L5, giving the protein MMKKFSYKNKMEVPKIEKIVINMGLGEAKENAKAIESAAADLAIIAGQKPVVTKAKKSIAAFKLRAGMPIGCKVTLRGEKMYSFANRLINLALPRVRDFRGVSANSFDGRGNYTLGVKEQLMFPEIRYDKIDKIRGMDIVFVTTAKTDEEARELLRLFGMPFKK; this is encoded by the coding sequence ATGATGAAAAAGTTTTCATACAAAAATAAAATGGAAGTTCCAAAAATTGAAAAAATAGTTATTAATATGGGTCTTGGTGAAGCAAAAGAAAATGCTAAAGCTATTGAAAGCGCTGCTGCAGATTTAGCTATTATAGCAGGTCAAAAGCCAGTTGTTACTAAAGCTAAAAAATCTATCGCAGCTTTTAAACTTCGTGCAGGTATGCCTATTGGTTGTAAAGTTACACTTAGAGGCGAAAAAATGTACAGCTTTGCTAATAGATTAATAAATTTAGCTTTACCTCGTGTACGTGACTTCCGTGGGGTTAGTGCTAACTCATTTGACGGTAGAGGTAACTACACTTTAGGTGTTAAAGAACAACTTATGTTCCCAGAAATTAGATACGATAAAATCGATAAAATTAGAGGTATGGATATCGTTTTTGTTACTACTGCTAAAACAGATGAAGAAGCTAGAGAATTATTAAGATTATTCGGTATGCCGTTTAAAAAATAA
- the rpsH gene encoding 30S ribosomal protein S8 — MSMSDPIADMLTRIRNANTAKHNTVDVPSSKMKEAIANILVNEGYVQGFELIEDGVKKTMRITLKYGKDKNEKVISGIKRISKPGLRVYANREELPKVLGGLGTAIISTNKGIVTDKEARKLGVGGEIIAFVW, encoded by the coding sequence ATGTCAATGAGTGATCCTATTGCAGATATGCTTACAAGAATTAGAAATGCAAATACTGCAAAACATAATACTGTTGATGTACCTTCTTCTAAAATGAAAGAAGCTATTGCTAACATTTTAGTAAATGAAGGTTACGTACAAGGTTTTGAATTAATTGAAGATGGCGTGAAAAAGACTATGCGTATCACGTTAAAATATGGAAAAGATAAAAACGAAAAGGTTATTTCTGGTATAAAAAGAATTTCTAAGCCTGGTCTTAGAGTTTATGCTAACAGAGAAGAGTTACCTAAAGTATTAGGTGGTCTTGGTACTGCTATTATCTCAACTAACAAAGGTATTGTTACAGATAAAGAAGCTAGAAAACTTGGTGTTGGCGGAGAAATTATCGCTTTTGTTTGGTAA
- the rpmC gene encoding 50S ribosomal protein L29: MKTKDYLLELKNKSADELNVELVSAKKELFNLRFQNATNQLNNTARIREVRRNIARIQTVITQKQKGM; this comes from the coding sequence GTGAAAACTAAGGATTATTTATTAGAGCTTAAAAATAAATCTGCTGATGAGTTGAACGTTGAATTAGTTTCTGCTAAAAAAGAATTATTTAATTTAAGATTTCAAAATGCTACAAATCAATTAAATAATACTGCTAGAATTAGAGAAGTTCGCAGAAATATTGCTCGTATTCAAACTGTAATCACTCAAAAGCAAAAAGGTATGTAA